The sequence below is a genomic window from Nitrobacter winogradskyi Nb-255.
AGTAGGCGTTGTCAGCCACGTTCTCGACGATGGCCCTCATCACAATGGGCTTGCCCAACGGACCCACGAACGTATATCGCGCCCCGAGATCCACCCGCGTCCAGCCGGAAACGGATTGCGTGTTGGCCTGATCGTAGAACACGTCCCCGGTACGGATCAACCGGCCGGTCATCGTCACGCCGGGAGCCATCCAGTGCGGCAGATCATATTCGCCGTAAAGGTTCAGCGCCGTGACCGGAACGCCCGGCACGTTGTTGCCGTCGAAGCGGCCTCCGATGGTGTTGACCTGCCTGGCATCCATCAGCGCGATGCCGCCGAGCAGACGTAGGCCCTCGATCGGCGAGCCGAACACGTTGAGTTCGAAACCACGGTTACGCTGCAGGCCGGCGACGGAGAAGAGGTTGGTGCCGGGATCCGTAAAGGCGAACGGTTGCCTGATTTCGAAGAGCGACGCCGTCACCGTGACGGTGCCGAAATCGTATTTGGCGCCGACTTCCTGTTGCCGGCTCACCACCGGCGGGAAAACCGTGCCGCTATTGCCCGCGAGCGCGGGCGCCGTCGGTCCCGCATCGAGCGATTCAATGTAGTTCGTGTACAAGGACAGACGGTCGGTCGCCCGCAAGACAGCGCCGACGGCCGGGCTGAAGCGAGCCTGCTGATTACGTGAGGTCTCCATGCCCAGATTGGGTCCGGGCGCGGTCGCATAGCCGGTGATCGCAATGTCCTGCCAGCGTCCGCCGAGCGTCAGCAGCAGCCTGTCGTCGAAGACCGAAAGCGTATCGGACACCGCGACGCTCCGAGCGACCAGCCGCGTAAACAACGGCCTGTCGTCGGATCTCGCGAAGCCTGTGGTCTGGAACGAGCCCGGCGGCAAGCGGACGGGATTGTAGATGTTCGTCACGTAGCTGAACGGCGTGAAGCCGAGAACGCCGCCGCGGTAAAGCTCGTTGGTCATGGTGACCGCCGCGACGTTGAACTGGTGACCGATGACCCCGGTCCGGAACTTCGAACGCAGGCCCATCTCACCGGCGAACCCCTGAAGCTTCTGCGGTTGAATCGCAAGCGAATTGGTCGCCGTCCCGTTCGGATTCGTGATCCGGTAGGAGGAAGTGAGGAAGTCCTCGTTGTATCGGCTGCCGCCGCCCGCGATATAGACGGTCGTATCCGGCAACAGATCGTATTCGGCGCGGCCCGCGACCATCTTGTAGCGGCTGTCGATGAATTCGTCGCGGCTCGATGTGTTGATGCGGCCGTTCTGCGCGTGGGGGATGATGATATTCGGGGCCGCCGAATTGAACAGCGATGTCGGCGCGCGGATATTCTGAACCGAACTGTTGAAATCCAGCGATGCGCGGAACCGTTCGCCGCGATAATCCAGACCGAGCGCGGCGACACCGACTTCGGCGGAGTTGAGATCGAGCGGCGTATCACCCTTGCGGTAAGAGCCGTTGAAACGAACGCCCCACTCCTTGTTTTCTCCGAAGCGGCGGCCGAGATCGGCGTGGTTCCAGATCTGCGAGTTGCTGATGTAGGTCGTCGTCAGGCGTGTCAGCGGCTCGTCGCCGGCGCGCTTCGGAATCATGTTGATCGTGCCGCCAGTGCGCGCGGTGCCGCCGCTGAGCAGCGCGCTCGGACCCTTGAGGACTTCGACGCGCTCGATCCCCTCGAGAAAGCTCCGGCGCGGGTTGGCGAGGTAGAACAGCCCATCGTAGGCGGTGTCGAGATTGGTTACCGAGAAACCACGGATGAAGAACGAGTCGCGCTCGCTGAACGGCGGCGCGTCGTTGCGAACCGAAGGATCGTTGAGCGTGACATCCGCTATGCTCCTCGCCCGCTGATCCTCCATGAGCTTGGAGGTATAGCCGGTGACATTGAACGGCGTCGTGAGAACCGACGTGTTGCCCAGCATGCCCATCCGCACGCCCGTTCCGACCTGGCCGCCTGCATATGGCGCCGGAGGCTGTCCGACGGTTCCGGTCTGCGGCAGTGCGGGCGGGGAAGGTGCGGCGGCCGGCGGGGGCGCCGCCTCGCGGGAACGTGGCCGCACCGCCGCCCGATGCGGATTCGGCGTCGCGCGAACCGTTCGGTTTCGCGTCGCCGGGCGCGTCCGCGGCGCGATCACCTCGATCGGCGTGAGCGTCGTGCCGCCATTCGAAGATGAAGACTGCGCGATGGCGCTTTCAGACAGAGGCAGGACGCCCAGGCCTGAGATAATGAGAGCTATTTGACCAACCTGTCTTCTCATGAAAAGTCTCCGATGCAATGTGCGTTCAACAATAAGTGCGGATGGATAGCGGAGCAGAAGCGTGCTCCGCGCTGGCTTGCCGAGTGACGGCGGTTTCGATCGATCTTCCGGTCATCGCAGGCGCGCCATGCAATAGGCATCAACGAACATGCCATCGCGGAACGTCGCGGCTTTGTGGGTGCCTTCGATCTCGAAACCGAATTTGTTGTAGAGCGCGAGCGCGCTGACATTGTCGGTGAACACGGTCATTTCGATGCGCTTGATGTTCAGCCAGTTGTCGGCGGCATCGATCATCGCGCCGAGCAGCCGTGAGCCGATGCCTTTTCGGGAATGGTCTTCGTGGACGCCGATCCAGAACTCGGCCGCATGGGCGCGGCGTCCGTAAAAGGGGCGCAGCGCCGAGGCGCCGACCACCCGGCCATCCAGCTCAGCCGAGAGGTGCAAGTCTCGCGGAGACTGCGGTTCGAGCCATTTCTGGACCTTGTCGAACGGTTCGTAGGGAAGAGCGAGAGTCCAGAAACGAAATGAGTGCTGATTGACGATCTCGAAAATATCAGCAGCGTCCTCACTGCGCATGGCGCGTATCGTAATCTCCATTCGTTTCTCCGGAAGTTCGGTCAGACGATCATGTGCTTGCATCTCGCGAATCCCTGGGTCATCTTCCTGGCGCTGGATGCGGCCCGCGGACCCGACATGAAGGCTGTTCTCTTGCAGCCTCGCTATCGAAGATGGACGAAGCGCAAACATCAGAAGTCGAGCCTGAGACTTGCGAGGAACGACCGGCCGGATTCGTAAAGAGGCCGCACCAGGCCGGTGCCAAATTCCAGGCCGTAGGTGCCGCGGGCGGTATAGGTGGCGTTGAACAGGTTCCTGATCTCTCCGCGCATCGTCAGCGTAGGCAGATAAAAGGAGCGGTGCTCGATAAAGGCATTGAGAACCTGATAGCCTTCGAGCCGGCCGATCCCGGTCGCAGGATTGAAGAGCGTGTTGTTGTCGAACACGATCTCGACGTCGCCGCCGACCGTCAGCTTCCACGGCGCGATGGTATGTACGGCCTGAAACGTCAGGACGTCTCCGATCGGGGCCGTCAGATACCTGCCCACATAGGAGTCGGCCGGTCTGCCGTCGATTTCCGCATCGATGCGTATGAACCGGACCCGCACAAATCCGTCGGCCCAGTTGTAAGTACCGCCAGCCTGGAAGCCCTGCGTTTGCAGGTTGAAAGCTCGCAGCGCCATGTCGGGAGCCCATAGAGGCACGCGCGCGTCGTTGATCTGGGTGCGGAAGACGCCGCCCTCGACCTGGAGGCTTCCGTAATGTGCGACGAGACCCGTCGTGTAGTTGTTCGACGTCACCGACTTAGGCCCGGCGCCGTAGTTCCAGGCCGGGTTCTGGGCGTAGTTCTCGGCCAGCGGGATGCCGGCCCAGACGTGCGAAAAGCCGGCCTTGGCGATGAGAAAGCTCGTCAGGTCGTACTCGCCGGACACGTTGCCGCTGAGGCCCTGGCCACTGGAGCGAAAACCGTTGACGCCCTCGAAATTCTGATGCTCTCCGCGCAGGCCGAAGGAGAGTCTGGTGCGTACCCAGGGCCTCAGCCGGGCCTGGGCGTAAGCACCGAAATTACTGGCCCGTTCCGCTGACCGATAGCTTTTGTCGAGGTACTCGGCGCGGTCCCGGTAAAAATCCAGTCCCGCGACGATATTGCCGATGGGCAGAGCGAACTTGTTCTCCAGCTTTCCGTTGAAACTGTCGGTGATGCCTTCACTGGTGTAGCTGTAGGTATCGATCGTAGCGCCGCTGTACTGGTCCACCGCGACTTTCGAGCGGGTGTAGGCCAGCACGAACTTTGGATCCCACCACCCCTCGGGCGAGGCGTCGGTATAGGTGAAGACGGTGTTCTGCCGATCGAGCGTGTAAGGGCGCAGCAGCGGCGTCGACCTGTTGTCCACGATTTGCGCGGCGTTCGCCCGGAACGGCCGGATCGCGTCGTCACGCATCTGTTCATGACTGATCGCGAACCGCTGACCTTCAATGCCCTGATAGGCGACCTTGCCAATTCCGCTTAGAAAGTTGGTTGCGGTGCCGAGCACCTCCTGGCCATTGCCGGCTCTGAACTCGTTTCCCCTGCCATATGTCAATGAGCCGAGCGTCTCGAAGCCGCCCTGGCGAGAGTAGCCCGTCAGATTGTTCGTCGAGACATGACCGTTGAAGTTGAATATCGACTTCAGCGAACCGCCGAATCCGTCCTCGGACAGAAAATCCCTCGCGTCCTTGGTCACGTAAGCGATCGCGCCGGCGAGCGCTCCGGCGCCGGAATCAACCGGCGCCACTCCCGCATCGATGCGCACGGCCTTGAGAAGGTTCGGATCGATCATCGTCGTCGCGTTGTGGTGGAAGACCTTGTTGTTCTGCCGCGCGCCGTCGATCGAGACCGCGAGGTTGGTCTCCTCGATGCCGTGCACGTAGACCTTCTGGGACATCGGCAGCGGAGATCCAACGGTGATGCCCGCCTCACCGCGAAACAAGCCTTTGACGTCGGTTGCGTTGCGACGCTCGATATCCGCGCGGGTAATGTTGATTTCGCTGACGCCGCCACGCCCGATGTCCTGCGCGCCGCCTGTCACGCTGATCGTATCGAGCGTGACGACGTCGGCGCCATAACCGGCGGGAGCGCCCGGCGCCTCGATCGCGACCGTGCGCGGACCCGTGAAATGATAGCCGAGATTCGAACCGGCAAGGATTTCCCGAAGCGCCGTCTCGGCTGAATACCGGCCGCTCACCGCTCGCGAGATACCGCGGATTGCGCCCGCGTCCGGGCGGACCACCTGGATGCCGGTCGCGGCCGTGAAATCGGCAAGCGCGGAAAGCCGCGGTTTCGCGGAAATGCTGAAGCTGTAAGCTATATCATCCCTCGCCCATGCTTCATGAGCGCCAGCGACGAGGAGCGTCACCGAACATATCGACACCCCGCATCTCAGCACGGCGGCACTGGTAAACTTCCGCATGGCCTGTGTAGGTCCCCCACCCCGACCGGGGGAGCGCGCGCGATCGGCAACCCTTCCCGATATTCAACGGGCAAGGGACCCAGACCCCGTAAAAAAAGATGAACCTTTTATCGATAGATCAGGGTGGCGAAACCCGGAACCGAGAGGGTCCGGACCCCGAGCGTGCTGCGGAGCGCCTCCAGAACGGCGCCTGGATCATCGGCCCGGAAGGTGCCGGAGAGCGTCATCCGTCGCAGTTCCGGATCGATAATCAGCACACGGCCGGCCGCCATGTTATCGAGTTCCTTCACCACCCGCGAAAGCGGGGCCCGATCGAGGACGATCAATCCACGCCGCCAGGCGAACACCTGTTCGGGATCGACCGCCTCCGGTGCGCCGAGAGCGCCATCCTTGAGCGAGACGCGCTGCCAGTTCGTCAGATTGACCGGTCCACGGGTTGCTTCGGCATCGGACACCGCGACCTTGCCGTGCTCAACCGTGACCGCGCCGGCTTCGCGATCGACCTCGAAGGCGGTGCCATGCACCAGAACATCGACCCGCCCGGCGTGGACGGTGAAGGGACGCTGCCGGTCCGCGACCACCTCGAACCACACACGGCCGCGCAGCATGGTGATCGCGCGGACGCCGCCAACCATATCGGTCTTCAGCGCCGTACCGCCGTCCAGCATCACCAGCGAGCCATCGGCAAGACGCACTTCCCGCCGCTCGCCGGGTTGCGTCGCAACATCCGCGAATGCGCGGTCGATCATGCCCGGATCGCGCCATATCGCCCCGCCACCGGTCAGCACCATCGCGATCACGGCCGCGGCGGCGAATCTCAATCCGAGTTTCAGCGGGCCGCGCCGCGGCGACGCAACGGCGCTGCGATGCCAGCCCGCGGCGGCAAGGCGAGCAGCAGGCCGGTCGAGCGCGCCCCACAATTCCGAGATGTCGACCATCGCATCATGATGAGCGGGATCGGCCTTCAGCCAGGCCCGGTAGGCGCGTCGCGTCTCGTCGGAGGCAAGGGGGTTATTGAGGCGGACGAACCATTCAGTCGCCTCCCGCGAAGCCCGCTCCCGATCGTCCCTGTTGTCCGATGCGAATACCATACTCTCTCTCGCGCGACGGCTCCGTAACTATATCATGCTGTATCTGATCTACCGCTGCACGGATGGAGTTCGGCGACCTTCCAGGCGGCCAATACGGCGCCCCCGGCTCCGGACCTGGGATTGCGACGACGGGCGAGACACCGTCGCGCCACGCCTCCGGAGCAGCACGGGCAAATTTGTGATCCGCCGCGACGCGGAGAGCAGTTTCGACACGATTATCCTGACCGCCTCGACAGGGACGTCATTCGGAGAACTCGTAGCATACAACGTTTCATAACCATTGATTCATCATAATATATACGTCATTCGGCCACACCGGCTTCCCGCAAATGTCTCATCGAACATCTCATAGCTGAAAATCTGCTTCAAACTGGCTGTATTTGCAATGAGCTTCGAGAGGTCGACTGCAATGACCGCGCTCTTCTCGAGTCTTTCACCGCTTCATGGAAACGGTGAAAGGCTCGATCTATGTATTTGACGCGCTTTCTTCACGCGAGCCGGATTCACTTCGCTCGAAAACGCTATAGATGTCGACGTGATCCGAATGGGTGTGATCCGACTGATGTCGGTGGAGTTCGAACCACGATCGCATGCCGTTCTCTGCCGGCGGCCCCGGCAGCGAACCCATCAACTCACGGACATAAGCCGAGGGTCAACGCCGCGAGAACGCGGGTTCGGCGATGAGCGATTGAATTGCCCGGCGAATGCAACGTGGCCGGCCTCAGATGGAGCGACCCTCGACGATCGCTTCCCGCGGCACTGCTCTCTGCATGAGAGCGCCGATGTGCGCCAATAAGGCGACCCTGTCCCGGATGAGTGTTTCAAAGCAATCTTCTCCGAACCATTCGAGCGAGGCATCGGCGTCACTCATGACCAGGGCCGCGGAAAGGAAGGCATCGAGACTCATGGCGCCCTCGAACAGCGGCACCATGCCTTCGCGGCAGCCGGCCGCGGCATAGACATTTCCGGGAGCGAACACGTTGAGCTCGCCGCGGGAGCGAACATTCTTCAGATGGTAGTGCCCGATATAAGGGGCGAGCGCGCGATGGGCGGAAACCAGATCGTCACCCCCTTCCCACACATGAAGCGCGTCGAAATTGATTCCGAGACCTGGATGATCGACCTCCGCCAGCAGGCGCTGGGTCGAAGCGAGACTGTCAGCCAGAGTGTTCGGATGAGTCTCGACCAGAAGCCGTATCCCATGATCATACGCGATCGCGGCCATGTCGCGCACGCGGCTCGTCATGACCTTCCGCTTGTCCTCGGGCACCTCCACGCTTGGCCGGTCGCCGACGAAGGTGCGGATCTTGGGCGCCGACCAGTGTTGCGCCATTCGGCAGAGCCTTTGCGTTCGTTCGCGAACGATCGCGGGATCGCCATCGGTCGGCAGATAGTCGCTCAGCATCGACACCGAGAGGCCAAGGTCACCGAGCCAGTCGGCGCCGTAGTGGGGATGGGTTCGCGCCAGACCGCGCGCATGCGCACCCCACAATTCGATTCCGTCAAAACCGCTGCGCCTTGCCCAGACGGCGATATCCCAGATCGAGATCAGGTGATGGCGAAAGGTAATGGTGCAGACCGAGAGCTTCATCATCGTGCCGCCGACAGACATTCTGGCGTCGACGCAGGCTTCCAGCCTTGATCGGCGCACCAGTTGAAAAATACCGTCTCAAGCCGCGCCTTGATGGCGGTCTCAAGCGCATCGAGTTTATCCAGCGCCGCAAAGACATCCGCGGCATGGGCGTGATCACCGGTTTGCGCCAGCCGCAGGATCACGAAATGCAGACCCTTCAGGCCGACCGCGAGTTCTTCGATCTTGTCGCACCAGTGCAGGAACTCGTCGTTCGGCAGGTTGAGCGCGCGCCAGAAATAGGCGAAGCCGTGCTCATAGGCCCATTTGCGGATCGCGATCACCGGCAACTCACGCAATGCTGTTTTTAGATCGGATACGTCGAGACCGGCGCGGCCCTCGACATGGGCCGCCACGATCTCCCGCACGTTGCGGATCAACGGATTGTCGCCAGAGATGAAGCAGGCGAGAAAGAAGTCGCGGATGTCCGCGGCCAATGGCGGCGCCACCGCCTGGCGATCGAAAATATAGCCGCCCGCGACGCTCGGCTGGGCGACGGCATTGAGCAGGCGCTCGCGCGCGATCGGACCTTCCCAGCGGAAATCAGGATCACGCACCTGCCAGACCTCGGGGTCCTCGGTCGCCTCCAGCATCAGATAGTGCGGAAACGGGTTCTGGTTGAACTTGTTCTCCCGCTCGGGCAGGTGAAACATGTCCAGCATCACCATGACGCTTTCAGTCGGCCGGCGTGCGGCTACCAGACCGATGAGCTTTTCAAGATTGGCCTGCTTCGATGCCGAATGATCATACCATTCCGTGACCTGCACGCCGTAAAGCCGGTGGAACCAGCGACGGAAGAAGTCGTGGCTGATCTCGGGCGTATGATAGAGCAGCTCGTGCCGCGTTGAGACGGCGAAGTCCGCATCCCAGACGCTGAAATAGAACAGCCGGTGATCCAGTCCAGCCGCCTTCACCGCATCGCACAGGCATGAGACGAAGCAATGGACCTTGATATCCGGATATTCCTCGGCATGGACGTCGGGCACGGCGGTCTCCGACGCATTCGCGGCGACATCGGAGGTGGTCCTCGCGCCGGCCAGAAGGCTCGCGAGATCGTCCACCGTTTCGATGTCCGGCCCGGTGACCATCTCTTCGGAAATGACAAGGCCATGCTTCAGTTCAAGATGCAGAAACAGGTCCAGCAATAGAACTGAATCGAGATACAGATCGGCATTCAGCCGCGAGTGCGGGCCAAAGCCATCGAGATGAGTGTTGTTCATCTGCTCGGCGAGCACCGCTCGGATCGAGGCGACTATATCCTCACGTGTCATATCGCGGCCTCCGCGGCGGCGTGTTCGAGCCGGCCCTCTGCATACAGCGCCGCGATCTCGCGCCGGTTGATCTTTCCGTTCGCCTGCCTCGGCACGCAAGCGAGGCGCACCGCCTCCATGGGAACCTGGTGGACAGCGAGATTCTGCATGCACCATTCGCGCAGGCTTGCGGGCGCGATGGCGTGTTCGGCGCAGAAGGCCAGAGCCACCCGTTCGCCCGCGGACGGATCGACCCGGCGGAAAGCCACGGCGTCCGTCACGCCCGGCATCGCCATCACGACATCCTCCACTTCCCGCGGATAGACGTTGATGCCGGAAACGTTGATCGTATCATCGAGCCGCGCGACGAAGACGAGCGTTCCGGTACCTGTCAGATAGCCGAGATCGCGGGTATGAATCTCACGATCGCCCGCCCGCACCACGATCTCGCGCGGTGCGCCCTCCCCGCCGGTCTCGACGCCCAGATG
It includes:
- a CDS encoding TonB-dependent receptor, with protein sequence MRRQVGQIALIISGLGVLPLSESAIAQSSSSNGGTTLTPIEVIAPRTRPATRNRTVRATPNPHRAAVRPRSREAAPPPAAAPSPPALPQTGTVGQPPAPYAGGQVGTGVRMGMLGNTSVLTTPFNVTGYTSKLMEDQRARSIADVTLNDPSVRNDAPPFSERDSFFIRGFSVTNLDTAYDGLFYLANPRRSFLEGIERVEVLKGPSALLSGGTARTGGTINMIPKRAGDEPLTRLTTTYISNSQIWNHADLGRRFGENKEWGVRFNGSYRKGDTPLDLNSAEVGVAALGLDYRGERFRASLDFNSSVQNIRAPTSLFNSAAPNIIIPHAQNGRINTSSRDEFIDSRYKMVAGRAEYDLLPDTTVYIAGGGSRYNEDFLTSSYRITNPNGTATNSLAIQPQKLQGFAGEMGLRSKFRTGVIGHQFNVAAVTMTNELYRGGVLGFTPFSYVTNIYNPVRLPPGSFQTTGFARSDDRPLFTRLVARSVAVSDTLSVFDDRLLLTLGGRWQDIAITGYATAPGPNLGMETSRNQQARFSPAVGAVLRATDRLSLYTNYIESLDAGPTAPALAGNSGTVFPPVVSRQQEVGAKYDFGTVTVTASLFEIRQPFAFTDPGTNLFSVAGLQRNRGFELNVFGSPIEGLRLLGGIALMDARQVNTIGGRFDGNNVPGVPVTALNLYGEYDLPHWMAPGVTMTGRLIRTGDVFYDQANTQSVSGWTRVDLGARYTFVGPLGKPIVMRAIVENVADNAYYLSAARGFLAVGAPRTYMLSATFNF
- a CDS encoding GNAT family N-acetyltransferase, which codes for MEITIRAMRSEDAADIFEIVNQHSFRFWTLALPYEPFDKVQKWLEPQSPRDLHLSAELDGRVVGASALRPFYGRRAHAAEFWIGVHEDHSRKGIGSRLLGAMIDAADNWLNIKRIEMTVFTDNVSALALYNKFGFEIEGTHKAATFRDGMFVDAYCMARLR
- a CDS encoding TonB-dependent receptor, with amino-acid sequence MTLLVAGAHEAWARDDIAYSFSISAKPRLSALADFTAATGIQVVRPDAGAIRGISRAVSGRYSAETALREILAGSNLGYHFTGPRTVAIEAPGAPAGYGADVVTLDTISVTGGAQDIGRGGVSEINITRADIERRNATDVKGLFRGEAGITVGSPLPMSQKVYVHGIEETNLAVSIDGARQNNKVFHHNATTMIDPNLLKAVRIDAGVAPVDSGAGALAGAIAYVTKDARDFLSEDGFGGSLKSIFNFNGHVSTNNLTGYSRQGGFETLGSLTYGRGNEFRAGNGQEVLGTATNFLSGIGKVAYQGIEGQRFAISHEQMRDDAIRPFRANAAQIVDNRSTPLLRPYTLDRQNTVFTYTDASPEGWWDPKFVLAYTRSKVAVDQYSGATIDTYSYTSEGITDSFNGKLENKFALPIGNIVAGLDFYRDRAEYLDKSYRSAERASNFGAYAQARLRPWVRTRLSFGLRGEHQNFEGVNGFRSSGQGLSGNVSGEYDLTSFLIAKAGFSHVWAGIPLAENYAQNPAWNYGAGPKSVTSNNYTTGLVAHYGSLQVEGGVFRTQINDARVPLWAPDMALRAFNLQTQGFQAGGTYNWADGFVRVRFIRIDAEIDGRPADSYVGRYLTAPIGDVLTFQAVHTIAPWKLTVGGDVEIVFDNNTLFNPATGIGRLEGYQVLNAFIEHRSFYLPTLTMRGEIRNLFNATYTARGTYGLEFGTGLVRPLYESGRSFLASLRLDF
- a CDS encoding FecR family protein; this encodes MVFASDNRDDRERASREATEWFVRLNNPLASDETRRAYRAWLKADPAHHDAMVDISELWGALDRPAARLAAAGWHRSAVASPRRGPLKLGLRFAAAAVIAMVLTGGGAIWRDPGMIDRAFADVATQPGERREVRLADGSLVMLDGGTALKTDMVGGVRAITMLRGRVWFEVVADRQRPFTVHAGRVDVLVHGTAFEVDREAGAVTVEHGKVAVSDAEATRGPVNLTNWQRVSLKDGALGAPEAVDPEQVFAWRRGLIVLDRAPLSRVVKELDNMAAGRVLIIDPELRRMTLSGTFRADDPGAVLEALRSTLGVRTLSVPGFATLIYR
- a CDS encoding sugar phosphate isomerase/epimerase family protein: MMKLSVCTITFRHHLISIWDIAVWARRSGFDGIELWGAHARGLARTHPHYGADWLGDLGLSVSMLSDYLPTDGDPAIVRERTQRLCRMAQHWSAPKIRTFVGDRPSVEVPEDKRKVMTSRVRDMAAIAYDHGIRLLVETHPNTLADSLASTQRLLAEVDHPGLGINFDALHVWEGGDDLVSAHRALAPYIGHYHLKNVRSRGELNVFAPGNVYAAAGCREGMVPLFEGAMSLDAFLSAALVMSDADASLEWFGEDCFETLIRDRVALLAHIGALMQRAVPREAIVEGRSI
- a CDS encoding DUF6005 family protein, encoding MTREDIVASIRAVLAEQMNNTHLDGFGPHSRLNADLYLDSVLLLDLFLHLELKHGLVISEEMVTGPDIETVDDLASLLAGARTTSDVAANASETAVPDVHAEEYPDIKVHCFVSCLCDAVKAAGLDHRLFYFSVWDADFAVSTRHELLYHTPEISHDFFRRWFHRLYGVQVTEWYDHSASKQANLEKLIGLVAARRPTESVMVMLDMFHLPERENKFNQNPFPHYLMLEATEDPEVWQVRDPDFRWEGPIARERLLNAVAQPSVAGGYIFDRQAVAPPLAADIRDFFLACFISGDNPLIRNVREIVAAHVEGRAGLDVSDLKTALRELPVIAIRKWAYEHGFAYFWRALNLPNDEFLHWCDKIEELAVGLKGLHFVILRLAQTGDHAHAADVFAALDKLDALETAIKARLETVFFNWCADQGWKPASTPECLSAAR